In Leclercia pneumoniae, the genomic window TCCGGGCGTTCAGCCAGCCGTTCCAGCCAGTTAAAATCGTAATTACCGTTGCCGGTGATCCGCACCTCCCGGGTACGAGGATCCTCCAGAAGCTGGTGGCGTAGCTGGCTGACGATGCCATTTTTCAGCCCAAAAAGCAGAAGCAGCGGGGCAATCACGGCGATAAGCGAAAAGATGATGCACAGGGCAACTTTACGATCGTGGATCAGATCGCGGAACGCCATGCGCCATAGCAGCCCACGTTCAGGCGGCCGGTCAAGCGGGCAGGAAGACACTTTTCCCCTCCTCAATGCTGGCGGTATAGCGTTTAAGGCCATAGTGATCCACGCGTTGCCAGTCGTGACTGACGACGATCGCCGTCATCTCCAGGCTGTGCACCATTTCGACGATCAGCGCAAACAGACGGCTGGCGTTATCGGGATCCAGCGCGGCGGTCGGTTCATCTGCCAACAACAAACGCGGCTGGTGGGCGATGGCGCGAATAAATGCCACGCGCTGGCGCTCACCGATAGAGAGCCGGGAAGGCAGGCTCTTTAGCAGGTGACGCACGCCAAGGGTGTCGATGGCTGTCTCCAGCCAGGGGGAGTGGGTGGCCATGCCCGCCAGCCGTCGCGCCAGAGTGATGTTCTCCATCACCGGTAGCCACGGCAGCAGCCCGCCATGTTGCAGCATAAACCCCAGTTCGTGGGCACGAATGGCAGCCAGCGTGGGCTCGTCCTCGGCCAGCAACGGGGCAGCAATATCTCGCTCACCCAACTGATAAACCCCAAGGGAGCCCGGACGCAAAATTGCGCCGGTCATCTCCAGCAGCGTGCTTTTACCACAGCCGCTGGGACCAGTGAGCGCCGCCACTTCACCGGGCCGGAGCGTTAGCTCCGGCAGCGAGACGTAGAAGCCCTGCGGCCCGCCCCGGCGGATGTCCATATCACGAATGTGAAGCATCAGGGCAGGTTCTCCAGCGGAACCGGATAGACGTTATCGCGCGGGTCGCTGTCGGGTGCCAGAGCAACCCAGCGATCGGCATCTTCGTTATAGCGCTGGTAGTAGTTGAGCTTGGTATTCAGGCGGCGGATAAAGCGCTCCTGTTCCAGTCCATCCCAGCTCTTCCAGGTCTCTTCATCCAGGCTCAGTACTTCACTCAGATACGGCAGGCTTTCGATGTATTCTCCCAGCAGGCCCATTTCACCAAGGCGGGTCGCATTTTTGCCTTTTGCCTGGTTAGGATCGTTGCCCATGGTGGCGGCCAGCGATCGCAGGCTGGCGAACATATCGTCCGGGGAGATCATCCCTTCGTTGGCGGCGTTGACGATCTTCTTCATCACGTCGCTCAGATCGCTCAGCTCGCTTTTGGTCAGCAGGACGCGCACTTCAGTCGCCGGGATATTCTGATTTACCAGATCGCGATCGCTGATCCAGGATTTGAACACCGGCGGGGCCTGCGTCCCCTGTTTTTCGCCCAGGTAAGCCAGACGCATCGCTTTACTCAGCTTCTCGGCATCGCTTAGCAACGGATCGGCTTTCTTGCCCGCGTATTCCGGGCTGGCACCCAGAGCGCTGCCTGCCGTCTCTTCACCACTCCAGGCCGTTTTGATCTGGCCGGCGATGGCGCTGGAAAGACTATCCACAATGGTACCAAAGCTATTCACGTCGCCGGAATCGATCGGGTAATAGAGCGGCTTATGCAGGAACGGATTGAGGGTCAACTCCTGATACTGGGCCGCGGCGGAAGCGTGGTTTTTCTTACCGCCCGGTGTTTTCAGGTGCAGGGTATAAAGCGCCACCCCGCGGTATGCTGCCTCCTGGCGCACCTGCTCCGCACCCAGGTGGGTGGAGGAGAGGCTGTCGGTACCGTCGAGCGCACCCGCATCGGTGATTAACACCACATAGCGTGCGCCGAACTGCGTCCAGTCCACTTTATCCAGCGCGGTCATCACGCCGCCGTAGGCGTCTTCATCAACTTTGCTGCTGGAGACCGTGGCCTGCTTTAGGTCATGCACTTTGGCGAGGAAATCTTTGCCATCTTTTACCGTGTTCGGATCGACATACATTTTGGCGTCGTATTCCAGACCTGGCACCGCTTTTACGCTGGAGCGGTAGGCAACCAGGCCAAATTTCACTTTGTCCTGAAGTTTCTCTTTTTCGATCTGTTTGTAGATCTTGTCGATCGCCTCTTTGGTGCGATCAATGTACGGCCCCATTGAGATAGTCGAGTCGATTACGAAGACCACCGATGCCGAGAAGCCCTTCATCATGTTCTTCTCATCGGTCGCTTTAGCCGGCGCGGCGGTGCTCGCTTTCTCAGTGACCGAGGCCACGTTCAGCACCCGCACCTGGAAACCGGTATCGGTAAAGACATCATCGGAACCAAGCACCGGCAGCAGGTAGAAGTTTTTCAGCTGATCGACCATGTAGTCGGGTTCACGAGCCAGCACCTGCGGCACCGGCTTATGCTGATTCAGACTGGCGACCATCGGCTCCAGCGCTGCCGCGGGTTTAGGGTTGTTTAGCAGCGACTCCACGTCGCTTTTCTCTTTGAAGAACAGCATCGGGTGGCGCCCGGCGGGGTTGGTAAAGGCCAGCGTGAGCTGGACTTTCCAGTCGACGGTGCAGGCGGCTTTCATCCAGCCAGAAACATGGCCGAAGCTGTCTGGCCCAACCTGCAGCCACTCGTCCTGGCCCTGCTTTTCACGTTGATAGACATAAAAGCGGCTGAACGCGGGCTGCTCTTTGCCTGCTTCGCCCGCTTTAGCAGCCAACTGGCAGCCCGGATAAGTAAGCACGCGCTGGAACAGGGTGTGTTTCCCTTCCTGCAGCAGCGGCTGCGTGTCGGCGCCCCAGGCGGGCAGACTTAACGCCGCCGCGCACAGCAGGCCGCTGAACCCATGACTTTTTCTCATTATTTCGTCCTATTTTTTCAGCTCAGCTAAACGGGCTTTCGCTTCGGCGTTTTGCGGATCCTGATTCACCACCGCTTCGTACCAGTAGCTGGCCGTTTGCGGGTCGGGGCTGAAGCACCCGTCCGCCTGGGCGGATTTCGGGTCATACTCCTGGGCGTAGCGCATCGCCATCTGCGTATCGCCAGACTGCGCTTTATAGGCATACAGGCGTTGGGCGATATCGCAGCGTTTGTCGGCTTTGGCTTTGGTAATCACATCCAGCAGTTGGGCGCTGCTTGGCTGGCTACGCAGGCAGCCTTTTACGAACTCCATGTCATTGCCACTGCTCATCTGCTCATCCCCACAGGGACCGCTGATTTTCGCTACCGGGGCGGCGGCAGGTGCGGGGGCGGAGGCGTCGGCAGTTGCAGGTTTATGCATAAACCACCATCCGGCAGCAGCGGCGGCCAGCAGCAGGGCAACCACGGCGAGGATAATGGCGATCGGCGCTTTCCGTTTTGCCGGGGCCGCGGGCGGTGCGTCGACTACCGGTTCTGGCGCCGGCGCTGGCGGCTCGATCGCCGGCTCGGGCTGAACCGGTGGGGCAACGTCCAGGGTTTGGCTATTCTCTGCCAGCGGATTTTCTCCCCCTGCCTGCGAGCTCAGCAAACCGTCTGTGATAGCCAGGATACCCATATCCCGGGTACTGCTGTCTTTAATGGCGATACGATACGCCGCCTGGCGGTTAGCCAGCAGCGGGTCAATAAACGACGGACCGACCTGCACGGCAGGAACGTCGTCCATCACGCTCAGTGCAGGCAGGCCGAGGAACATTTCGCTGCTCACCCATCCGCCGCGGCTGTCGAGATACAGGTTGTCCTGGTTACGCAGGATGGAGATCTCAACGCCCTCGGTGCCCCCTTTCCAGCCTTTAAGGAGCAGAGTGGCGTAGCCAGGGTTGACGGGCTCTAAGGGTTTTAGTTCGGGTTTGATCACGTCCGGTTACTCCTGTGAACGCTGAATAAGGTGAAGAATGGCTCCCAGCTTTTCGTTCTGCGCCACGCTGATTTCACGGCCGGCGGAATGTCCGGCATTCTCGGTGATGAGTGCTTCCAGACCGATCAGCCAGTCGAGGATGAAATAGCCGCTGTAGTTCAGCTGCTGCGGCGTGAGGCTGACCAGCCGCTCGTCATCCTTCCACACTACGCTGTCGCACTGGGCAGGGCGGGTGAAGATAGGCTGATCGGGCTGGTTCTGGCGGGTCGGGCGCTTCTTCTCCGGCACGCTTTGATAGCCGAGCCAGGTCATAAAGTCGCTCATCACGTGCAGCACGCGAGAGACCTGGCGATCCACCATCCGATCGCGACGCACGCCGTCCTGCTCGGTGTTCTGCATCACGCTAACCAGCGCGTCTTCGGCACGCAGGCGCAGCAAACCGGTGATCAGTTCATCCACCAGCTCCTCGGCGGTGGCGCGCGGCAGGCCTATATAATTGAGCATCGCCGGAGTTTCCGGCAGGCCGCGCAGGTGGTTGATCCAGTGCTGCACGCTCTGACGGGCAAAGGCAACTTCGTGGCTATGGGTCTTAATGCCCGAGATACCGTCATCAAGGCCATCTCCAAGACCGATATCAAAGATATCTGCCTCTTCCTGGACTTCAGGCAGGGTGACCTGCTGCATGTACAGCGCATGGAGTGAGCGGCGAGTTGGCACCAGCCGTGCCAGCAGTTCACCGTGCATGCCGTTGCGTTTTTTCACCGCCGCCACAATCTCCTGCGCGATGCGGGCTTTCTTCGCTACCTCTTCTTCACCATCGGGCTGATACCAGTTGCCCAGACCGCCTTCCACCAGATCGTGACGGCTCTCTTCGAGCTGCTCGGCAATGCGTTCAAGCTTGTTCTCCGGACGCGCAACCTGGCTCAGGTAGTTCGCCATTCGGCTCATCCCACCGTCGTTAAGGTTGAGCATCGCGTCCCAGGCCTCGGCCGGCGAGGCGATGTAGCGATTTACGGCTTCGTCTTCGAGGAAGGTTTTACGCATCAGCGTCAACTGATCGGCATTCTCTTCGCTGAAGGCGACTTCGCTACCGCCGCTCACCCGGATAAACGGCGTTTGCATGCCCGGTTTACGCACCAGGAAGGTGTTGTTGAAGGTTTCACCCTTCTTCCACTCGGACATCCAGCTGTATTTGCCGAATTTCTCCAGCATCGCCATTTTGATCATTCCGCCCTGTCCCCAGTACTGACGAAGCAACGCTTCTTCGTGAGACAGTGCGCTGGTGATGCGGTTATCGAACATGGTTAAAGCCCAGACCAGCCCCGGTAAGCGGCGGCTGCGCACATCGGCATCGGCGCCCTGGGTGCGGCAGATCCACTCGTCCAGCGCATCGCCGACGTCCTTCACGTCAGACTGCTTGGCGGAGGCGGTACAGAGCACCAGAACGTTCATCTCCTGGTTTTCGGTATAACGCTCAAAGAGGTAGGCCACTTTACCGCGCAGGATCAGCTCAGCCAGACGGCTACCGCCTTCGCTCTCTGCCGACTGGGCACCGAAGGCATCGATCGACATACGGCCGCGATAACCCGGGAAATCAAGCAGATCCACGTGATCAAACAGCGGTTCGGTAGTCGGTGCGGAGAGTGGAACGTGCAACTCGGCCGTGAGCACTGTCAGTTCGGCCAGCGAGATGGCGACAGGCGAGGCCAGTTGGCCTTCCTGCAACGGGCAGACTTCAATGCGTTGGTCGTTCGGCTGATTAAGGTGTTCCAGCATATCGACATTCATGATGCTGTTTTTCTGGATCAGCAGGCCGTTCTCTTCTACCACCAGCGTGCTTAGCGGCGCGCGTACTTCCTGTACGCCACCCAGACGTTGCAGCGTCTGGGCAAAATGGCCATACGCCTGAGTTAGTTCGGGCACCTCTCCCCAGAGCACCGAGAAGAGTTGCGCGCGATCGTCAGTGGTCAGCCACGGCGCAAGATTCACCGCCTGTGGCCAGTAATGCAGGGCGAAGCGGCTTTGGGTTTTTCCAGCATGGCGGATGAGGTAGTCCCAGAAGGAGACGACGTCATCTTCTGTAACGCCCGGAACCCGCGTTGGGCGACGACGTTTTTCCAGCGTTGCCAGCAGGTCACGGATCCGTCCTTCGTCATACTCCCAGTCGAACTTCTCCTGGTTGAAGTCATGCACAAAGGCGTTGGCGAGGATTTTCGCCATCTCCACTTCGCTAAAGAGCTGCAGTTTGACCGGCCAGTTTTTATCGTCTTCGTGCTTCAGACGACTAAAGCGTGTTACCAGACCGGTTGCCTCTTTCCCGCCGCCTGGCGGGTTAATATGGGTCAGAAAGTCGAGCTGATGTCCGCCGAGCTGGGTGCCCAGCTTGCCATTCTCACCTGCGGCAAGCGCCGAAATCAGGTATGACTTGCCCGCCTGCGACAGGCCAAAGAAGCCGATAGTCATCGGTCGCGCCGCCGCCTGCGCCAGTCGACGCGCTTTGTTGCGACTGCGGCGCAAATTTAGCGTCAGTCGGTCGGCTTCGGTGTTCAGACGTGGTGCGTCATGGCGGACGGAAGCAATCCAGTCGATAGCCTGACCGGCGCCTTGCTCAACGCCCTGCCAGCCCTGAACGATCTTTGCAGAATTAAGGGTACTCATTAGCTTTTGATACTCCCGCTATCCAGCCAGTAGTGCGTCTCGCTGAGACCGTTACCGACCATTGTGTTCAACTGGAATGCCACGTCTTTGCGGTTATAGTTGCGACGGGCATTTTCCATCTCGAGGGATTCAATACGGAATTTCTCCGGACTGACCGCCTCGACGCCGTTGCGTGGGCGACCCTGCTCGGCGGTGAGTTCGATACGCATCATGGCGTCGCCTGCCAGCTCGCTGGCGAGGTTAGGGTTGGTAATTTTCAGCGTATAGAGTGCAGACGCCGGCCAGCGCTCGTTATCAAGCTGACGGAAACCAATACGCACTTCGCCGCGCGCTTCAAAACCCTGCCCCTGCGGCAGCTGGAACTCCGGCGCATCCAGGTCGATATCCCGATAAAAGACGTTGCTGTCCTTGATCAGGTTGTTACCGTCCAGCATGCCGAGATAACGAATGGTGGAGTACGGCACAAAGTTGGCGGTGCGGAAGAAGAAGTTGCTCAGGCGAGAGTTCTCGGCCAGCAGATACAACATCGCCCCCACGGACGCGGTGGATTTCGGATCGTCGATGCAGCCTTTCTTGTTGAAGGGATACCAGCCGCCGGTTTCATAGCCATGCAGCGGCAGAACGCGCGATGGCGGCACCGGCTGGAGCTGGCGAATCAGCGCCTGAATTCCCGGCAGGCGTGACGGTCGGCCCGTCAACAGCAGCACGTCGCAGTTGTAGTGCCAGAGCACTTCGCACAGGGCGCGCAGGCTGTGGCAGATATTCATGCGGCCACTGCGTGGGTTGATGAATTCGTTGTGCAGGCTGGCCAGATCGATCTCCAGCGCCACGTCCAGAATGGAGAATGGCGCTTCGCTGGAGAGCTGGCCCAGGCGTACCACATCATTCACGTAATCCTGCACTTTCTGCGTTGGCGTGTTCTCTGTCAGCAGATCGCGGAAGGTGTAATTAAGCAGCTCACGGCCGTTTTCCGGCGAGTACTCTTCGTAGCGATGCAGGATTGCCAACGCCAGCGGGGCAAAGATCTGCAGCGTCAGTTGCTGGCGCAGGACCTGCTTGCCGGCCTCGATGGATTCGCTGCCAAAGAGTTGCGACATCATCGACTCTGCCGACAGATCGCTATGGCCTACCTTCATCATCGCGGCTTTTACCGCAGGCTGCAGGTACAGGCGAATGACATCCAGCAGGATATCGTCCCCCGCGACCTTGAAGCCTTCGCGGAAAAGCTGCTTCGGCGTGATACGCACGTTGATCCCTTCGCCGTCATCCAGCATATAACGGGAAATCACCAGGTCGGTGGTGCCGCCGCCAATGTCGATGGAGGCCACCTTCAGGCTACGGGCTTCGTTGGCGGCCTGTTGGTTATCCGGGCGACGGGTCGCGGCAAAGAACTCGTCGGTTCGGCCGCCGAAGTAGGTCTGGGTTTCGTTGTAGAGGTAAACCAGCTGTCCGCAGGTGGCTTCGTCCCATTTCACATGCACGCCTGGGCGCGGATGTTTTAGCTGCGCGGTCTCTTCACTTTCGTCATCCATCTCTTCCCAGCCCAGCGCTTTCCACACCAGGCGGATGGCGTCCAGCATGCACTGTTCGAAGATGGCGCGCTCAGGTTTTGGCATCGCCGGTGGCACGGTCATGATGACATTTCGCAAGCGACGTGGGGTGCTGGCGTGGTTCATCTTCAGACGCTGCGCCGGGCTGTTTATCTGCATTAGCGCCTGGCTCAGCACTTCGGAGAGCATCATGGTCATGAGCGAGCTGCGGCTGTAAACCGGGGAGAAGACCGGCATCCGTTCATCTTCTGGCAGGCGAATCAACAGCTTGCCCTGATCATTGAGCATGTACAGCAACGGCGCTGCGGTTGCGAGCGGCTCACGATCGGATTTCACAAAGGCCTGGCTAAAGCGCCAGCCGGGAGAATAGGGCTGATCGTCCCAAAGATAGCGTTTTGGACTGGAGATCCCGGTTGAGCCCTCTGTCCCCAGGCGCTGCGCCGCCATGCGGAAGGCTTCGTCCCCGACGCGGCCAATGGTCGGCCATGTGAAGGCGTCGCTGCGCCCGCTTTTTAGCGAGAAGTCCTGCTTACCGAACTCGGCCTGGGCGAACTCCAGACGGCTGTCGAAGGGTTCGTTATAGACATTTTGCGGATGGCTCAGGTCACGAAGTTGCAGCTGATAGAGCTGAGATAGCCCTTTATTGTCATCCCGATGTTCTTCTATCAGGATGCCACAGCTGCGGGAGTTGCCGATGTCCAGCACCAAATCCACCGGAATGGCCGAGTCGCGGATCTTCACGTCGTTGACCTGCACTTCCGGGATAGCGACAGTGGCACTCAGGATATTCAGCAGATTGAGATAGTGCGCCTGATGCTCTTTCTGCAGCAGTTT contains:
- a CDS encoding virulence factor SrfB, producing MLAELTDFKKQVKLIRDSGIQFLDFAFTLPARKEYGEFLRQNGDGAILRLVYNEREDKLQIPAADNAAPRFAESDYSLTTEESLRLYQGLWLPLPFFRFNPPRAFAHGPTNWARVQFHELAEPDEKGNTWRAILIFDTKIFPDRENTQYLAPSEDDVRTGAGFALALHPHEMGDFLTLPWIDEWLREVFSTQARDVLRQHAEDIDEKLLQKEHQAHYLNLLNILSATVAIPEVQVNDVKIRDSAIPVDLVLDIGNSRSCGILIEEHRDDNKGLSQLYQLQLRDLSHPQNVYNEPFDSRLEFAQAEFGKQDFSLKSGRSDAFTWPTIGRVGDEAFRMAAQRLGTEGSTGISSPKRYLWDDQPYSPGWRFSQAFVKSDREPLATAAPLLYMLNDQGKLLIRLPEDERMPVFSPVYSRSSLMTMMLSEVLSQALMQINSPAQRLKMNHASTPRRLRNVIMTVPPAMPKPERAIFEQCMLDAIRLVWKALGWEEMDDESEETAQLKHPRPGVHVKWDEATCGQLVYLYNETQTYFGGRTDEFFAATRRPDNQQAANEARSLKVASIDIGGGTTDLVISRYMLDDGEGINVRITPKQLFREGFKVAGDDILLDVIRLYLQPAVKAAMMKVGHSDLSAESMMSQLFGSESIEAGKQVLRQQLTLQIFAPLALAILHRYEEYSPENGRELLNYTFRDLLTENTPTQKVQDYVNDVVRLGQLSSEAPFSILDVALEIDLASLHNEFINPRSGRMNICHSLRALCEVLWHYNCDVLLLTGRPSRLPGIQALIRQLQPVPPSRVLPLHGYETGGWYPFNKKGCIDDPKSTASVGAMLYLLAENSRLSNFFFRTANFVPYSTIRYLGMLDGNNLIKDSNVFYRDIDLDAPEFQLPQGQGFEARGEVRIGFRQLDNERWPASALYTLKITNPNLASELAGDAMMRIELTAEQGRPRNGVEAVSPEKFRIESLEMENARRNYNRKDVAFQLNTMVGNGLSETHYWLDSGSIKS
- a CDS encoding putative virulence factor — translated: MSTLNSAKIVQGWQGVEQGAGQAIDWIASVRHDAPRLNTEADRLTLNLRRSRNKARRLAQAAARPMTIGFFGLSQAGKSYLISALAAGENGKLGTQLGGHQLDFLTHINPPGGGKEATGLVTRFSRLKHEDDKNWPVKLQLFSEVEMAKILANAFVHDFNQEKFDWEYDEGRIRDLLATLEKRRRPTRVPGVTEDDVVSFWDYLIRHAGKTQSRFALHYWPQAVNLAPWLTTDDRAQLFSVLWGEVPELTQAYGHFAQTLQRLGGVQEVRAPLSTLVVEENGLLIQKNSIMNVDMLEHLNQPNDQRIEVCPLQEGQLASPVAISLAELTVLTAELHVPLSAPTTEPLFDHVDLLDFPGYRGRMSIDAFGAQSAESEGGSRLAELILRGKVAYLFERYTENQEMNVLVLCTASAKQSDVKDVGDALDEWICRTQGADADVRSRRLPGLVWALTMFDNRITSALSHEEALLRQYWGQGGMIKMAMLEKFGKYSWMSEWKKGETFNNTFLVRKPGMQTPFIRVSGGSEVAFSEENADQLTLMRKTFLEDEAVNRYIASPAEAWDAMLNLNDGGMSRMANYLSQVARPENKLERIAEQLEESRHDLVEGGLGNWYQPDGEEEVAKKARIAQEIVAAVKKRNGMHGELLARLVPTRRSLHALYMQQVTLPEVQEEADIFDIGLGDGLDDGISGIKTHSHEVAFARQSVQHWINHLRGLPETPAMLNYIGLPRATAEELVDELITGLLRLRAEDALVSVMQNTEQDGVRRDRMVDRQVSRVLHVMSDFMTWLGYQSVPEKKRPTRQNQPDQPIFTRPAQCDSVVWKDDERLVSLTPQQLNYSGYFILDWLIGLEALITENAGHSAGREISVAQNEKLGAILHLIQRSQE
- a CDS encoding vWA domain-containing protein, whose protein sequence is MRKSHGFSGLLCAAALSLPAWGADTQPLLQEGKHTLFQRVLTYPGCQLAAKAGEAGKEQPAFSRFYVYQREKQGQDEWLQVGPDSFGHVSGWMKAACTVDWKVQLTLAFTNPAGRHPMLFFKEKSDVESLLNNPKPAAALEPMVASLNQHKPVPQVLAREPDYMVDQLKNFYLLPVLGSDDVFTDTGFQVRVLNVASVTEKASTAAPAKATDEKNMMKGFSASVVFVIDSTISMGPYIDRTKEAIDKIYKQIEKEKLQDKVKFGLVAYRSSVKAVPGLEYDAKMYVDPNTVKDGKDFLAKVHDLKQATVSSSKVDEDAYGGVMTALDKVDWTQFGARYVVLITDAGALDGTDSLSSTHLGAEQVRQEAAYRGVALYTLHLKTPGGKKNHASAAAQYQELTLNPFLHKPLYYPIDSGDVNSFGTIVDSLSSAIAGQIKTAWSGEETAGSALGASPEYAGKKADPLLSDAEKLSKAMRLAYLGEKQGTQAPPVFKSWISDRDLVNQNIPATEVRVLLTKSELSDLSDVMKKIVNAANEGMISPDDMFASLRSLAATMGNDPNQAKGKNATRLGEMGLLGEYIESLPYLSEVLSLDEETWKSWDGLEQERFIRRLNTKLNYYQRYNEDADRWVALAPDSDPRDNVYPVPLENLP
- a CDS encoding ABC transporter ATP-binding protein; protein product: MLHIRDMDIRRGGPQGFYVSLPELTLRPGEVAALTGPSGCGKSTLLEMTGAILRPGSLGVYQLGERDIAAPLLAEDEPTLAAIRAHELGFMLQHGGLLPWLPVMENITLARRLAGMATHSPWLETAIDTLGVRHLLKSLPSRLSIGERQRVAFIRAIAHQPRLLLADEPTAALDPDNASRLFALIVEMVHSLEMTAIVVSHDWQRVDHYGLKRYTASIEEGKSVFLPA